Proteins from one Cicer arietinum cultivar CDC Frontier isolate Library 1 chromosome 3, Cicar.CDCFrontier_v2.0, whole genome shotgun sequence genomic window:
- the LOC101510342 gene encoding uncharacterized protein isoform X1: MKQKKKESEMGELYALDFDGVICDSCGESSLSALKAAKVRWPGLFDGIDSATEDWIVDQMHIVRPVVETGYENILLVRLLLETRTPSIRKSSVAEGLAVEGILENWSKLKPIIMEEWGENKDALIDLFGKVRDEWLEQDFAAWIGANRIYPGVSDALKFASSRVYIVTTKQGRFADALLRELAGVTIPPERIYGLGTGPKVEILKQLQKRPEHQGLTLHFVEDRLATLKNVIKDPELDKWNLYLGNWGYNTAQEKEEAEAISRIRVIELSDFSKKLK; encoded by the exons CTCTCTCTCTGCTCTCAAG GCTGCTAAAGTGAGATGGCCTGGTTTGTTTGATGGGATTGATTCAGCTACAGAAGATTGGATTGTTGACCAGATGCATATA GTGCGACCGGTAGTGGAAACTGGATATGAAAACATTTTACTTGTGAGATTGTTGCTAGAGACCAGAACACCTTCCATCAGGAAGTCTTCG GTTGCAGAGGGGCTTGCAGTTGAAGGTATATTGGAGAATTGGTCCAAGTTGAAGCCTATTATTATGGAAGAATGGGGTGAAAATAAGGATGCTTTGATAGATCTTTTTGGAAAGGTTAGAGATGAATGGTTGGAGCAGGATTTTGCTGCTTGGATTGGTGCAAACAG AATATATCCCGGTGTTTCTGATGCATTAAAGTTTGCAAGCTCGAGGGTGTACATTGTCACCACAAAACAG GGCCGCTTTGCCGATGCTTTGCTTCGAGAGCTTGCTGGAGTAACCATACCACCTGAAAGGATATACGGTCTCGGAACTGG CCCAAAGGTAGAAATTCTAAAGCAGCTTCAAAAGAGACCAGAGCACCAAGGGTTAACACTGCA CTTTGTCGAGGATCGGCTAGCTACATTAAAAAATGTGATCAAAGATCCTGAGTTAGACAAATGGAATTTGTATCTAG GGAACTGGGGTTACAACACTGCACAAGAGAAAGAGGAAGCTGAAGCTATTTCCAGAATTCGCGTTATTGAGCTCTCAGACTTCAGCAAGAAGTTGAAATAG
- the LOC101510881 gene encoding uncharacterized protein isoform X2 translates to MGHLYALDFDGVLCDTCAETVISALKAAKLRWPALFDSVDSATEDWIVQQMITVRPVVEHGYDTLLLVRLLLETRVPSIKKSSVAEGLTAEGILENWLKLKPILMEEWNENKDDLIDLFGKVRDDWLEQDFPGWIESNRFYPGVADALRFASSRVYIVTLKQSRFADALLRELAGITIPPERMYALGSGRKIEVLKKLQKMPEHQGMTLHFVEDRFATLKNVIKEPELDKWSLYLVDWGYNTQKEKDEAAANPRIQLLELNDFSSKLK, encoded by the exons ATGGGCCATCTCTATGCATTGGACTTTGATGGAGTTCTTTGTGATACCTGTGCAGAGACAGTTATTTCTGCTCTTAAG GCTGCCAAGTTGCGATGGCCAGCCTTGTTTGACAGTGTGGATTCAGCTACAGAAGATTGGATTGTTCAACAGATGATTACa GTGCGACCAGTGGTGGAACATGGATATGATACTCTTTTACTTGTGAGGTTGTTGCTTGAGACAAGAGTTCCTTCCATCAAAAAGTCTTCG GTGGCAGAGGGGCTCACAGCTGAGGGCATATTAGAGAACTGGTTGAAATTGAAGCCTATCCTGATGGAAGAGTGGAATGAGAATAAGGATGATCTGATAGATCTATTTGGGAAGGTCAGAGATGATTGGTTGGAGCAGGATTTCCCTGGTTGGATTGAATCCAACAG ATTCTATCCTGGTGTTGCTGATGCATTAAGATTTGCAAGCTCAAGAGTGTACATTGTCACCTTAAAACAG AGCCGCTTTGCCGATGCTTTACTTAGAGAACTTGCTGGAATAACCATACCACCCGAAAGAATGTATGCTCTAGGATCTGG TCGTAAAATAGAAGTGCTGAAGAAGCTTCAAAAAATGCCAGAACACCAAGGGATGACACTGCA CTTTGTGGAAGATAGATTTGCAACCCTTAAAAATGTGATCAAAGAGCCAGAGTTAGATAAATGGAGTTTGTATCTAG tgGATTGGGGGTACAACACTCAGAAAGAGAAGGATGAAGCAGCAGCCAACCCCAGGATTCAGCTTCTTGAGCTCAATGATTTCAGTAGCAAGCtgaaataa
- the LOC101512276 gene encoding wax ester synthase/diacylglycerol acyltransferase 4-like, whose amino-acid sequence MEEYLEEELTEPVSPMGQCLNNTSLCSYILAFLEFEVPIHDLPIVSLVEDAFLSIPHFTSIMVNDERGVKRWKQVEVKLEEHIIEPKLIDDGISVDLYDKHFADYISRMALEKLPPTKPLWQVHVFKYPTSNAAGTLVFKLHHAIGDGYSLMSVILSSLQRADDPSLPLSFPSSRKSSKPNKFSRLFLNKMPQFLSIPFNSVSEFGSSLLKSTLLEDDKTPIRSGVEAVEFRPTKLSNVTFSIDHIKQIKSNLGVTINDVITGIIFYGIRLYMQDVDYRSRTLNSTALVIASTRHIKDYQRVQDMMLKTAKSAWGNRITYYHVSIPKLEDIPISNPLQFVMKAHTSIKRKNNSFAPLLVTKLLQMKVKFEGPEVVAKYVHNTLRKSSLIISNVVGPIEQMAWANHPIGGFSFTLAGFPQSLVITIMSYMGVLRVTSSTEEGFIDEQKLMQYMNKAFEIIRHESIAKENIPKWNDFF is encoded by the exons ATGGAGGAGTATTTAGAAGAGGAGTTGACAGAGCCAGTGAGTCCCATGGGACAATGCTTGAACAACACTTCTCTATGCTCTTACATTCTTGCATTTTTAGAATTTGAAGTTCCAATCCATGATTTACCAATTGTCTCATTGGTTGAAGATGCTTTTCTTTCCATCCCTCACTTCACCTCTATAATG GTTAATGATGAAAGAGGAGTGAAAAGATGGAAACAAGTTGAAGTGAAGTTGGAGGAACATATCATTGAACCCAAATTGATTGATGATGGCATCTCAGTTGATTTATATGACAAGCATTTTGCTGACTATATATCAAGGATGGCATTGGAAAAATTACCACCAACAAAGCCATTATGGCAAGTTCATGTATTCAAATACCCTACAAGCAATGCTGCAGGAACCTTGGTGTTCAAACTTCACCATGCAATTGGAGATGGTTACAGTCTCATGAGTGTCATCCTTTCTAGCCTACAAAGAGCTGATGATCCTTCTCTCCCTTTATCCTTTCCATCATCACGCAAGTCATctaaaccaaataaatttagcagattatttctaaataaaatGCCTCAGTTTCTCTCCATTCCTTTCAATTCTGTGTCAGAGTTTGGATCCAGTCTTCTAAAAAGTACATTACTAGAAGATGATAAAACACCAATAAGGTCAGGAGTTGAAGCAGTTGAGTTTCGGCCAACCAAGTTATCAAATGTCACATTTTCAATTGATCATATCAAACAAATCAAGTCTAATCTTGGAGTG ACTATAAATGATGTGATTACTGGAATAATATTCTATGGGATTAGGCTTTACATGCAAGATGTTGACTATAGATCAAGAACATTGAATTCCACTGCATTGGTAATAGCAAGCACAAGGCACATTAAAGATTACCAGAGAGTGCAGGATATGATGTTAAAGACTGCAAAGAGTGCTTGGGGTAACCGTATTACTTACTATCATGTATCAATACCGAAATTAGAAGACATTCCAATTTCAAATCCACTCCAATTTGTCATGAAAGCACACACTTCAATCAAGAGGAAGAACAATTCTTTTGCTCCTCTTTTGGTTACCAAGCTTCTCCAGATGAAGGTGAAGTTTGAAGGCCCTGAG GTCGTGGCTAAATATGTCCATAACACTTTGAGAAAATCAAGCTTAATAATCTCAAATGTGGTTGGACCAATTGAGCAAATGGCTTGGGCTAATCATCCTATAGGAGGCTTCTCCTTTACGTTGGCTGGATTTCCTCAG AGTCTTGTCATTACAATCATGAGCTATATGGGAGTGTTAAGAGTTACCAGTTCAACAGAAGAAGGTTTCATAGATGAGCAAAAGTTAATGCAGTACATGAACAAGGCCTTTGAGATAATACGTCATGAGTCAATTGCTAAGGAGAATATTCCAAAAtggaatgattttttttag
- the LOC101511947 gene encoding uncharacterized protein yields the protein MNLKAITILFLFSLLLSLNSHFALAGKGRVHIPDELDDVFDDEEDDDWKEWGKKPSPSFAPSDLTKMDTSQIQDEMMKRHTGPVIGFVKLRFGVRRTPDMVAELAMKWTHVLRTGAVGVRFTGVDLNTVMFNMDSIKDLEELKEFVLDQSEAYEIKMGDQFFRRPGDPSLDEIIQKHNSEKGKEDNTGPEEIDGNLKTEL from the exons ATGAACTTGAAAGCTATTACCATTCTCTTTctattttctcttcttctttcaCTAAATTCCCATTTTGCCCTCGCCGGAAAAGGCAGGGTCCACATCCCCGACGAGTTGGACGACGTGTTCGACGACGAGGAGGACGATGATTGGAAAGAATGGGGCAAAAAACCTTCACCCTCTTTCGCTCCCTCCGATTTAACCAAGATGGATACTTCGCAGATCCAAGATGAGATGATGAAGCGCCACACTGGACCCGTCATCGGATTCGTCAAGCTCCGATTTGGTGTTCGCCGAACTCCG GACATGGTAGCTGAACTTGCCATGAAATGGACACATGTTCTGAGAACTGGAGCTGTTGGAGTAAGGTTTACCGGTGTTGATCTGAATACAGTCATGTTCAACATGGACAGCATCAAAGATTTGGAGGAG TTGAAGGAATTTGTCTTGGACCAATCAGAAGCATATGAGATTAAAATGGGGGATCAGTTTTTTCGAAGACCTGGAGATCCATCCCTTGATGAAATCATTCAGAAGCATAATAGTGAGAAAGGAAAAGAAGATAACACGGGTCCAGAGGAAATTGATGGAAACTTGAAAACAGAATTGTAG
- the LOC101511624 gene encoding uncharacterized protein produces the protein MGHLYALDFDGVLCDTCGETAISALKAAKLRWPALFDSVDSATDDWIVEQMIKVRPVVETGYETLLLVRLLLETRVPSLRKSSVAEGLIVEGILENWLKLKPIVMEEWNENRDELIDLFGKVRDDWLEKDFTGWIEANRFFPGAADALRFSSSRVYIVTTKQGRFADALLKELAGITLPPERIYGLGTGPKVEVLKKLQKMPEHQGLTLHFVEDRLATLKNVIKEPELDNWNLYLVDWGFNTQKEREEAAANPRIQLLELSDFSSKLK, from the exons ATGGGCCATCTATATGCATTGGACTTTGATGGAGTTCTCTGTGATACTTGTGGAGAGACAGCTATCTCTGCTCTCAAG GCTGCCAAGTTGAGGTGGCCAGCCTTGTTTGACAGTGTTGATTCAGCCACAGATGATTGGATTGTTGAACAAAtgattaaa GTGCGACCAGTGGTGGAAACTGGATATGAAACTCTTTTACTTGTGAGGTTGTTGCTTGAGACAAGAGTTCCTTCCCTTAGAAAGTCATCG GTGGCAGAGGGGCTCATAGTTGAGGGAATATTAGAGAACTGGTTGAAATTGAAGCCTATTGTCATGGAAGAGTGGAATGAGAATAGGGATGAACTGATAGATCTATTTGGAAAGGTCAGAGATGATTGGTTGGAGAAGGATTTCACTGGTTGGATTGAAGCCAACAG ATTCTTTCCTGGTGCTGCCGATGCATTAAGATTTTCAAGCTCAAGAGTGTACATTGTCACCACAAAACAG GGCCGCTTTGCCGATGCTTTACTTAAAGAACTTGCTGGAATAACTTTACCACCAGAAAGAATATACGGTCTAGGAACTGG CCCTAAGGTAGAAGTGCTGAAGAAACTTCAAAAAATGCCAGAACACCAAGGGCTAACACTACA CTTTGTGGAAGATAGGCTTGCAACCCTTAAAAATGTCATCAAAGAGCCAGAGTTAGATAATTGGAATTTGTATCTAG TGGATTGGGGGTTCAACACTCAGAAAGAGAGGGAAGAAGCGGCAGCCAACCCCAGGATTCAGCTTCTTGAGCTCTCTGATTTCAGTAGCAAGCTGAAATAA
- the LOC101510342 gene encoding uncharacterized protein isoform X3 translates to MGLIQLQKIGLLTRCIYCSCQVRPVVETGYENILLVRLLLETRTPSIRKSSVAEGLAVEGILENWSKLKPIIMEEWGENKDALIDLFGKVRDEWLEQDFAAWIGANRIYPGVSDALKFASSRVYIVTTKQGRFADALLRELAGVTIPPERIYGLGTGPKVEILKQLQKRPEHQGLTLHFVEDRLATLKNVIKDPELDKWNLYLGNWGYNTAQEKEEAEAISRIRVIELSDFSKKLK, encoded by the exons ATGGGATTGATTCAGCTACAGAAGATTGGATTGTTGACCAGATGCATATA TTGTTCATGTCAGGTGCGACCGGTAGTGGAAACTGGATATGAAAACATTTTACTTGTGAGATTGTTGCTAGAGACCAGAACACCTTCCATCAGGAAGTCTTCG GTTGCAGAGGGGCTTGCAGTTGAAGGTATATTGGAGAATTGGTCCAAGTTGAAGCCTATTATTATGGAAGAATGGGGTGAAAATAAGGATGCTTTGATAGATCTTTTTGGAAAGGTTAGAGATGAATGGTTGGAGCAGGATTTTGCTGCTTGGATTGGTGCAAACAG AATATATCCCGGTGTTTCTGATGCATTAAAGTTTGCAAGCTCGAGGGTGTACATTGTCACCACAAAACAG GGCCGCTTTGCCGATGCTTTGCTTCGAGAGCTTGCTGGAGTAACCATACCACCTGAAAGGATATACGGTCTCGGAACTGG CCCAAAGGTAGAAATTCTAAAGCAGCTTCAAAAGAGACCAGAGCACCAAGGGTTAACACTGCA CTTTGTCGAGGATCGGCTAGCTACATTAAAAAATGTGATCAAAGATCCTGAGTTAGACAAATGGAATTTGTATCTAG GGAACTGGGGTTACAACACTGCACAAGAGAAAGAGGAAGCTGAAGCTATTTCCAGAATTCGCGTTATTGAGCTCTCAGACTTCAGCAAGAAGTTGAAATAG
- the LOC101510881 gene encoding uncharacterized protein isoform X1 has translation MGHLYALDFDGVLCDTCAETVISALKAAKLRWPALFDSVDSATEDWIVQQMITVRPVVEHGYDTLLLVRLLLETRVPSIKKSSVAEGLTAEGILENWLKLKPILMEEWNENKDDLIDLFGKVRDDWLEQDFPGWIESNRFYPGVADALRFASSRVYIVTLKQSRFADALLRELAGITIPPERMYALGSGRKIEVLKKLQKMPEHQGMTLQLRFMCIHSFVEDRFATLKNVIKEPELDKWSLYLVDWGYNTQKEKDEAAANPRIQLLELNDFSSKLK, from the exons ATGGGCCATCTCTATGCATTGGACTTTGATGGAGTTCTTTGTGATACCTGTGCAGAGACAGTTATTTCTGCTCTTAAG GCTGCCAAGTTGCGATGGCCAGCCTTGTTTGACAGTGTGGATTCAGCTACAGAAGATTGGATTGTTCAACAGATGATTACa GTGCGACCAGTGGTGGAACATGGATATGATACTCTTTTACTTGTGAGGTTGTTGCTTGAGACAAGAGTTCCTTCCATCAAAAAGTCTTCG GTGGCAGAGGGGCTCACAGCTGAGGGCATATTAGAGAACTGGTTGAAATTGAAGCCTATCCTGATGGAAGAGTGGAATGAGAATAAGGATGATCTGATAGATCTATTTGGGAAGGTCAGAGATGATTGGTTGGAGCAGGATTTCCCTGGTTGGATTGAATCCAACAG ATTCTATCCTGGTGTTGCTGATGCATTAAGATTTGCAAGCTCAAGAGTGTACATTGTCACCTTAAAACAG AGCCGCTTTGCCGATGCTTTACTTAGAGAACTTGCTGGAATAACCATACCACCCGAAAGAATGTATGCTCTAGGATCTGG TCGTAAAATAGAAGTGCTGAAGAAGCTTCAAAAAATGCCAGAACACCAAGGGATGACACTGCAGTTAAGATTTATGTGCATCCATAg CTTTGTGGAAGATAGATTTGCAACCCTTAAAAATGTGATCAAAGAGCCAGAGTTAGATAAATGGAGTTTGTATCTAG tgGATTGGGGGTACAACACTCAGAAAGAGAAGGATGAAGCAGCAGCCAACCCCAGGATTCAGCTTCTTGAGCTCAATGATTTCAGTAGCAAGCtgaaataa